From Microbacterium croceum, a single genomic window includes:
- a CDS encoding YrdB family protein, with the protein MPQDSAPVPGVERPVITAIDVVRAIVLVLAIASLALWGLATWPLPWNIVLGIGTPVVVLLVWALFLSPRPVLRVHPFLRAAVELLIYVGVTIAWWSMDQALIGTAFGLVAIAAGVISGRRALS; encoded by the coding sequence ATGCCCCAGGATTCTGCACCCGTACCTGGCGTCGAGCGTCCGGTCATCACCGCCATCGACGTCGTCCGCGCGATCGTCCTGGTCCTGGCCATCGCCTCGCTCGCCCTGTGGGGGTTGGCGACGTGGCCGCTCCCCTGGAACATCGTCCTCGGCATCGGCACCCCGGTCGTGGTCCTGCTCGTCTGGGCGCTGTTCCTCTCCCCGCGTCCGGTGCTGCGCGTGCATCCGTTCCTCCGCGCGGCCGTCGAGCTGCTCATCTACGTCGGCGTCACGATCGCGTGGTGGTCGATGGACCAGGCGCTGATCGGGACGGCCTTCGGTCTGGTCGCGATCGCCGCCGGCGTGATCAGCGGACGCCGCGCGCTGTCATGA